One region of Wyeomyia smithii strain HCP4-BCI-WySm-NY-G18 chromosome 3, ASM2978416v1, whole genome shotgun sequence genomic DNA includes:
- the LOC129730939 gene encoding myophilin gives MSTNRAPKSGFAAEAQRKINSKYSEELAAECLEWIKEVTGEPINTSGEMDNFYEVLKDGVLLCNLANAIDAGSVKKINTSKMAFKCMENISAFLESAKKFGVPPQETFQTVDLWERQNLNSVVICLQSLGRKMAKYGKPSIGPKEADKNERQFSEEQLRAGQTVISLQYGSNKGATQSGINFGNTRHM, from the coding sequence ATCAATTCCAAATACAGCGAAGAGCTGGCCGCCGAGTGTCTGGAATGGATTAAGGAAGTAACCGGTGAACCGATCAACACCTCCGGCGAAATGGACAACTTCTACGAGGTGCTGAAGGATGGCGTGCTGCTCTGCAATCTGGCCAACGCGATCGACGCCGGCTCGGTGAAGAAAATCAACACCAGCAAGATGGCGTTTAAGTGTATGGAAAACATCTCCGCCTTTCTGGAGAGTGCGAAAAAGTTCGGCGTTCCACCGCAGGAGACCTTCCAGACGGTGGACCTGTGGGAGCGGCAAAACTTGAACTCGGTCGTTATCTGCCTGCAATCGCTGGGTagaaaaatggccaaatacggAAAACCATCAATCGGCCCGAAGGAGGCCGACAAGAACGAACGTCAGTTTTCGGAGGAACAATTGCGTGCTGGCCAGACGGTCATTTCGCTGCAGTACGGTTCCAACAAGGGTGCTACCCAGAGCGGCATCAACTTCGGTAACACTAGACACATGTAA